ctatcccccccaatattccttgtgaccctggtacacttggtaaaaaggacatattctattctatacaacacacaaatacagttacaggctgtcggacagacaggcagaacaatTAAACAAGTGCCCTTAAaatatcaagcaaacaaacacgctGACAAAGGAATAAACTAATGTAACCTTGTCGTTCTTATATCGCACATGTACAAGACGACATAATCATAGCCTGGTCTATAAATAGATACAGATCGACAAAGAGCgtgggaaaaagagacagaaagagaaaacgtagatggggggagggggggggggaagaaagaaatagagagagacagacagagaaagatacagagagagagagaaagagagagaaaaagagagagacagagacagagagagagagaacgtagttCTCTAAACGAAATTTTGATTATATAATGTCTATTTTTCGTTTTtcgaagagtgagacagacagacaggcagacagagagagggagagagagagagagagagagagagagagagaataatgataaaagaatATGCTGAAAGTTTCTGAGCACAatgcctcaaacacacacacacacacacacacacacacacacacacaacaacaacaacaacaacaataacaaacgcagacatacacacagagaaaacgaaAGCTTCAATAACACAACTCAATCTCACAATGAACCCCAGGccctatgaacacacacacacacacacacacacacacacacacacacacacacactcacagacacacacacactcacaaacacacacacacacataaacacagatacagacacacacactcacacacacatacacacaaacacacacgcgcgcacacacacaaacacatacacagacacactcacaaatacacactcgcacacacacacatactcaatcacatacacatacacacacgcgcgcgcgctcgcgcagacacacacacacacacacacacacacacactcatacacacacactcactcacacacacacatactgactcacaaacacagacacaaatccagaaacacacacacacacacactcatacacacatacacaccacgcgcgcgcattcacacacacacacacacacacacacacatacacacacacaaacacagacacatacacacgcacacacacacacactcaatcacacatacacacacagactcacacacacactctcaataaTACAATCCAACAACCAAATCCTCAAGTAAGAAGTGAACCCCAGACCCACACCCCTACTCAgtccccaaccaccacacacaaacacacccacccacccacacccacccacccacacactgaccgATATGCAGCAGCGAAGCCACCGACTTGCACAGTTCCTTGAAATCCGACAGCTGGTGACTCTCCGGGTTCAaatcctcctcaccaccccactcGCTCCCTGTCGTGTCCATGGGACCCCTGCCCCCCGCACTCCCTTGCTGCCTGGCCTCAGGAGAGCTCCAacgtttctccttctccttgggAATCTCCTGCGGTACATGCTGAAAGTCGGTTTTCCCGTTTGTCGTGTGGACGTGTTGAGGTGGTGCGGGCTGTGGCGATTCTTCACGATTCTCCTGGCCACTctcctgctgatgctgctgctgtcgctgagGAGAAGCTGGATctttctccttcccactctcctgTACGTCGCGGTGAGGAGATGTTGAACATTTCTCCTGATTCGCCTGAAAGTCACGGTGAGGTGATCTTGAACTTTTCTCCTGATTCTCCTGCGAGTCACGTTGAGGAGATCTTGAActtttctcctgtctctcctgCAAGTCACGGTGAGGAGAACTTTTCTCCTTCCCAATCTCCTGCAAGTCACGTTGAGGAGATCTTGAACttttctccttcccactctcctgCAAGTCACGTTGAGGAGATCTTGAACttttctccttcccactctcctgCAAGTCACGGTGAGGAGATTTGGAACttttctccttcccactctccttcAAGTCACGGTGAGGAGATCTGGAAtttttctcctgtctctcctgCGAGTCACGGTGAGGAGATCTTGAACttttctccttcccactctcctgCAAGTCACGGTGAGGAGATCTTGAACttttctccttcccactctcctgCAAGTCACGTTGAGGAGATCTTGAACttttctccttcccactctccttcAAGTCACGGTGAGGAGATCTGGAATTTTTATCCTGTCTCTCCTGCGAGTCACGGTGAGGAGATCTGGAAtttttctcctgtctctcctgCAAGTCACGGTGAGGAGATCTGGAACttttctccttcccactctcctgCGAGTCACGGTGAGGTTTGTTCTCACTTTCCAGCAGCGTCTCTGTTTGCCGAGGACTGATTTCAGCCGCATCGTCCTTGACTTCAGCCTCTTTCGGTACAGAGCGTTCCCGGATATCCGTCTCCGTTTCCTTGTCCACCGCCTCCTCTGAGAAGTGATTCCTGTCCGGTGTCCTCTGTTCCTTGGTCTGTCTGGTTcgctgtggtgctgtgtgtggtgatgatctTGAAGGGCTGCTCCGATCCCCCGGAGACACTTCGTCGTTCTTCTTCAGTGAGCTGTTTCCAGGTGTCGGGGACCTGTGATGGTCCCCTTCTCTCTGGGCACGTGCCGAAgagtcctcctccacctccctccccctgctgcgagaagagggggaggggagcacgTCCTCCTTTGTCTGGTGTCCGTTACTTGTGGTCGGGGAGTCGTCATCTCTGTGGGGGGATTCCGGGGAGTGCGACACTCCCCTGCGGGACTTGGGGGACTGCGTCCCTTCTCTGTGGGATTTGGGGGATTGTGTCCCTTCCCCACGGGATTTGGGGGATTGTGTCCCTACCCTGTGGGATTTGGGGGATTGCGTCCCTTCCCCGCGGGATTTGGGGGATTGTGTCCCTTCCCTGTGGGATATGGGGGATTGCGTCCCTTCCCCGCGGGATTTGGGGGATTGTGTCCCTTCCCTGTGGGATTTGGGGGACTGCGTCCCTTCCCTGCGGGATTTGGGGGATTGCATCCCTTCCCTGTGGGATTTGGGGGATTGCGTCCCTTCCCTGTGGGATTTGGGGGACTGCGTCCCTTCCCTGTGGGATTCAGGGGAGTGCATCCCTTCACTGCGATATTTGGGGAATTGCATCCCTTCCTTGTCAGATTCGGGGGATTGTGTCCCTTTCTTGTCAGATTTGGGGGAGTGCGTCCCTTCCCAGTGTCTCGTGTCAGACGCTGGggatccctccttcctcccttgacttctctcctcttttctgtcctttcttcgTCGTCTGCCGCCTTGCCTGGAGGGGTCGTCAGCCAGGTCGTCCGTCGTGTGGTGCTGAGTTTCCCGGGCCATCGGGGGGTCGTCGATCAGTGTCTCCACCTTCTCCCGCCTGCTACAGGAAGCTGGCGACTCCTCGGACTTCGGTCTCTCTttccgtcgtcgtcgttgttgtttgtgggaGGACGGTTTGGAGTGCTGGTGAGGCTGACCCCACTCCCCTCGCGGCGCCGGGGGGTCGTCTATCAGGGTCTCCATGGCAACAGGTCTGGACGTTCTGTGTGTAGGGTTCTGTCCCTCAGTGTTGATCCTCGGGTTCCTGTGAATGTCTTGGTACAGGGGTTTGATCCTCAGGTATCTGTGGATGTCTAGGTTCTTGGGGTGAATTCTCCCGTACCTGTGGATTTCTGGATAGACAGGGTTTGAAGTCAGAAATGGCGTGTTGTAGTGTTGTCCACTATTCTTTTTTCGTTCGAAATCAGCTATGGACTGTGCTGGTAATGGTATCGGTAAAGATCACTTCAAATTACAGATAATCCTCACATACACAGTTGAACGATGACTGACTGTAGAACTTTATATCATCCACTGAAATGTTCCCCCTTCGTATTGaaccatgataaaaaaaaaaacccaacactgtcACTGAAGTGGCCACTTAATCCAGTACAGTGAGTGAGGCAGGTAACACAGTCACTGATGGCTGGGCCAGacatcacacccccaccaaaCAATCCTGggaaacacaagacagacagtgaTGCTCAACTGTTTCCACTGTGGAATCAAAGCAACACCTtcaccacctgtcacagtcagtccACCAGTCTCATCACAGATGAAAGGGACAACTGTCGATGAAGCCAGATACAAATCTCTATTACGCTTTCACTGCTCTTTTCTTATCTGCTCCTGTTCATTCTGAGCTCGGCACAAAACACACCATCCTTGTCTTGCACACACAGCTTGCATTTTAAACACAATCTCTCTGCCGCTAACAGCccaccaacacaaaacagaaaaaaagggggaaaaaaagaaaagaaaaaacagacaccGAAGCTTTTGGTTTTAGAGACGCAGGGCAAGAACTCCCAGCAAGAATACgacactgttgtttttgttgtgtgtgtgagaggtgcaCTGTTGGTTTTGCTGACGATGTGGTGCAGTGAAGACGTGTGGTTTACCCTCTGATCAAGATGTATGGTTCAGCCCCTGATCATGACACACACGATACACCCCAACTCTCCTCCAGGAAGCcaagctgtctgtgtctgtccgctgAAGGAGAAGGAATAGGTCTAGTTTACACCCTCGTCACACCGCTCGATACTGAgaacccccctaccctcctccctggGGGCAACGTGTAATCTTATCAGCTGACGGCCGCAGGGAAAAGAGCAAATTTCGACAGGTAGGCAAGTTGTGTTGAAGTAGGCTGAACCCACCAAGGGGGAAGAAATACGTACGTAGCGACacgccctccccacacacacacactctctctctccacgcctggTGGAACTAAAAGTGAGGGTGCAGACTACTTTATCACGAAGTGTTGATACCGTTCAGTCCTCAAGTCGCCTGCCCCGCTCTCCCACTCACCGCTGCAATATGTGTTAGTGTGGCTGACTGCCGGCTCTTAATGTACTTGTTGTCAGCCATAGTAGTTCGCTAAGCTGAGGTAGTGGGGCTGGGCGGTCAAAGAATGTAAACAATGTGACCCATGTGATCTATGGGCCGCCCTCGGGTCagtctcctcactcactctcctctgTCGTCCTTGTCCcatggcggggtgtggggggaggggagggaggcagacagaggccaAGAAAACACAGGCGTCTGAAGCGAGCAGAAAAACTCAACACGCATTTCTCAAGTCCTCACGCACCAAGCTCCTCATGCCGCCTGGAGACTGAATGTGGAAAGGTCGTTATGAACTTTGCAATCCGACTTCTCACAGTTGTTTGCAGCCCTCAGCCTTGCCAGTCCGCTTGGCTGTTCTCGTGAGTCACACACCGGGGAATTAAAAAGAACAATCCATGCTGAGACTTGATGATGCAAGATAGATTGAGTCCTTGTTCACTTGTCACTGTTTCCAACAGCGCGTTTGAGAGACACGTTCCATCCAGCACACAAACGGCTGTGCTCCCAACACCTGTCTAAGAAAAAGCTGTTGCTTCAACACCGTGAGCATGTCTGGGCTGGCGCTACACACAGAACTACTCACTGCTCATGCACTACACGagctctcagtctgtgtgtgtgtgtgtgtgtgtctatcgtcAGCACAGAACAATACCTATCACGTCAGGTCTTCAACCCTCGGCAAACCCTCCACGTTCGGCACTGACTGCAAACAGCCCGtgttccttccccccacccccacccctccctcgcccttctctctctctctatgtgctctactccccccacccaccccaccccctctcacagtggaaaaagaaaatgcagttccatTACTATAGCATTATGGCAGAGTGAGCATAGTATATTATGAGGTGTTGCACACGCATGATCatttgtaacgggtcatatgacCGAAACAATCAAATTCttgcggtttctctctctctctctctctctctctctgtgctttgttTCCCACACTTCTTCTTCACATCCCTTGGCTTTGCCCCCCTCTCACTAttccccctgtctcctctctctctttcaatctctctgtccttgttttccgaccacacacacattctctctctccttgtacaCACACCTAGGATTCCTCGCCCTCCCACTAtcccccctgtctcctctctctctctccctcccttcctctctttcagtctctctgtctgtttttcattctctctctctctccgccttgtATACAAACATAAGAATCATCTCCCTCCCACtattcccccagtctctctctctttctctccctccctctctctttcagtctcactGTCCTGttttaatactctctctctctctcgccttgtaCACCTAGGAATCCTCTTCCTCCCACTATTccccggtctctctctttctctcgtgagtccccccccctctctctctctttttcagccCTGTtttccatactctctctctctccttgcacacacacacacacctaagaatctctccctcccactatttcccaactctctctctctcactatcttgtTCCCATCTGTCGACGTGTGCCGTTCgctatccccccaacccccccccccccacccctaccctaccaCACCCCAGTGCCGTTGTGTGAGCTGCTTTGCAATCCGTGGATGGAGCCtggagggtaggggaggagggggcggggtggtgggtggtgcggGTGAAGGGGGCGTGCAGAGGAACGCGGCAGCGAGTCTCTTGCCATGGAGCTCAACATAGGTCCTGTTACTCACATCAGTGGTCTCTTTACTCACCAGGGAAGGTGATGGCTTccttgagggggatgggggtgaggggtggggtggggggcagtagaAAAGGTGACCCACACACAGCCAGCTCCACAAACGatcgttgattgtgtgtgtgtgtgtgtgtgtgtgtgtgtaagcagacTGCACAATGACACTATCCCACGATCATCACGACCGCCAGCGACGACAATgtcatgataacgatgacgacgacactaACGAATGCTTTAATCCACCTTTCAACACGTGATAAAAGGAGCATTTTATGGTCTACAAAATATAAAAAGATGGCAACATGAaattaaaatgatgataataatataaacgGGTGAAAAAGGAAAAtcaaataatgagaagaaggaggtgaagaagaagaacaacaaatcacacatacaaaaatcaccttttggataaaaaaaaaacaacaacaacaacaaaaaacaaaaacaaacaaacaaacaacaccaacaacaacaaaaaacccatcacgATTTCGTTAGCAACATGACAGAATCAATATAACTCCCACAGTTTCACAGCTGTAAGTCAACACTAGAGTTCGATACACAGCACTTCAGTGTGAGCACTCCTTCAGATTccagtgtctgtgttgttctcaaaacaccctcccacccacatcaGCCCAGTCCctcatccactgtgtgtgtgtgtgtgtgtgtgtgtgtgtgtgtgaatgaatgcttTCGTGTCTAAAGGACTCTGTAGTGACTAGATAATAAACCAGCCACGGTGAGAAGACTCCTTCAAGCGGtctccactccaccacactaCTTGAAGACATCATCCACTGCGTCTGTCTCACAGTGCATCatctttaagcacacacacacacacacacacacacacacatacacacacacgcacacacagacgcacgcacacgcgtgcacacactcacacacaaagcaacaacgaaagaaaacagacacacacacaaacatacagacgcgcacacatacacacaaatacgccaccaccaccaccaccaccaccaccaccaactactactactactactactactactactactactactactactactactactactactactactacttgcaaTAAACAACATTGacgcagacaagacaagacaatacaagccCAGTTATTGCAGTAGGACCACGAAGTCAGTCAATAGGTCAAGTCAACCTTCAGTTGGTATAGCGGCAGTACAACACTTCAAGGGCTTTGCACTACAGGTCTGTGTAccttgcacagcacacacacacacacacacacacagcacacacacacacacacacacacacacacacacacacacagtgatcatctgtaggtctgtgtaccctgcacagcacacacacacacacacacacacacacatagtgatcatctgtaggtctgtgtaccctgcacagcacacacacacacacacacacacacaatgtgatcatctgtaggtctgtgtaccctgcacagcacacacacacacacacacacacacacacacacacacacacacacacacacacacacacacacaatgtgattatctgtaggtctgtgtaccctgcacagcacacacacacacacacacacacacacacacacacacacacacagtgatcatctgtaggtctgtgtaccctgcacagcacacacacacacacacacacacacacacacacacacacacacagtgatcatctgtaggtctgtgtaccctgcacagcacacactcacacacacagtgatcacctATACACTCAGACAGCTGGATGGATCCACTACCCGTGGTGATGGTGGGTATggaagtggttgtggtggtggtggtggggacggtggtggtgatgatgatgatgggatggttgtagtgggggtggtggtggtggggatggtggtgcttggtggtggtggttgtggtgatgaatggttgtggtggggatggtggtgatatggtgggaatgttgttgttgttggtggtggtggtggttgtggtgatggtggggatggttgtggtggtggtggtggtggggatggtggttgtggtgatggtggtggtggatggttgtGGTGGGGATTGAGGTGGTGTGATTCGTTGCACAactgcacgacacacacacacacacacacacacagatatatatatatataaatatatatatatatatatatataaatagaaaaacaatatatatatatatatatacatatatgcagcaTATTGTgtgcagccacagagagagagaagagacacagagagagagaggagggagagacagtgacaaagatggCAGAgcgaggagagacagggaagtaAGCTCTTACCGAGACACACTGACACCGTTTCAAGGTATGTACCCGTtttaacgcgcacacacacacacacacgcacgcacgcacgcacgcacgcacacacacacacacacacatcggataaacaaacagatagcaggagactgacacagacaccttcaCTGACTCATAAAATGTGAGTCAAGATGATGAACGTGGAGGTagagcgcgcgctcgcacacacacacacacacacacacacacacacacacacactctctctctctctctctctctttttctcactcactcacgcacgcatgaagtgagagagcgagcgagcgaaagagagagagtgagagacacacacatacacacacacactctctctctctctcgctcactcacgcacgcatgaagtgagagagcgagcgagcgagcgagacacacacacacatacacacacacacacacacacactgacaagacaagacaaacaaacaaagagaaagccagacagaaagacatagcgaGCAGACACTGCATCTTTTCGTGATGTATGTACAGACATGGACACccttctgccccctcctcctcctacacacacacacacacacacacacacacacacacacgtatgtgtgtatcAGCGCGTGCACAGATAAAATGTGagacagcagacaacacaagacaggtACACatatctcctcctctctctgcctcctgcaTGAAAGCTGGtgtggggagagatggagagagaaagggggagggataggaggggggcgagaaaaggggggggggagagaatggggagtgtgtgagagagagagtgggagggagacatagagagatagaggggagagagagagagtggggagagagagggggggtgagagaaaagagagatagagagtgcgggggtggagagagaaagagagacaacgatggagagaaagaatggggagcgacagaaagagaaagaatgagagggagagagagagagagaaagggatagagtggagagggtggggagcgagagagagagagagggtcggggggagggagaggaaaaggggggagagagaaaggggagggagagatggagagagagtgaggggagggaaggagaggtgacaaaaagcgaggaagagagaggatcacacacacacacacacacacacacacacacacacacattacatttttacacacacagatTACGTTTTGATAAAATACAGATAACAACAGACAAGTAAATTCTTCAAGGCTTCCAGTTTCTTCACACCAAGACATACACTGACTACACAGAAAATGTATCTGATATATTTGTGATTGCAGATTGTCCAAATTCTGTCAACACATCAGGTATCAGTGATGAAATGATGTACTGAGTATGGCACCCATgtggtttaaaacaacaacaatttaatgtggttcgcgcgcgcgcgcgtgtgtgtgtgtgtgtgtggaggcgtgtgtctgtgtgtgtgtgggaggggggcggtggcggGGAGTGTAttcatgagtgtgcatgtgcgtgcgtgcgtgtgtgttttgtgtgcgagtggggggggggggggggcgagggggggcggaaggcgaaggggtgggggtggggggcgggaggggggcatagacatagacagacacagacatacatacattccattccattcattctcctgcccgggatgggcgtagaggagacatgagggacgattccgtagtcagacgacgccatccggttctatcttctgcctgtcgtatcagcgtagcgctatccatattggtccattccctgatgttgtccatccagcatttggcttgcctccctcttcgcctaccaccctctagcgttccctgtagaactgtcttttgcagtgaattgtggcgtgtcacatgcccgaaccatgacagcttcctccttttgaccactgctaagagtggttccagtggacccgctagcatggttatttggctcttgacaaagtcattggtctttctgtccttccatgagattccaagcaatcgtctgaagcattttgtctcaaacgtctggactttcctagtagtctctgctgttaaagtccaactttcacatccatacagcagtatggatagcaccagggatcggtacagtttgatctttgttggaaagctgatctctctgctcttccaaatcttgctgagcttagccattgctgatgttgcgatcgctatcctaatctttatttcagttgttgagcgaccgtcgtttgtgagggtggagccgagatatttgaaagcatccacttcttcaagttgttgtccgttcatgaagatttgagcttgggtgttggttgagctgtttaccaacactttgctttcctcggtgctcacttccattccgtatgcacctgctcttccttctagtctctttgtgaggtcttgtagttctttgttgctgcctcctagtagatctatgtcatctgcgaatctcaagttgttgatgattcttcctcctatggagatggtagagtggaagtcttggagggtttcgcgcatgatgttttctaggaaaaggttgaatagtactggggagagcaggcaaccctgacggacaccgactgtggtcttaaagtatattccgatttggttgttgaggaggactgcgctgctggatgtcttgtacagcgcctgaatgacttgggtA
Above is a window of Babylonia areolata isolate BAREFJ2019XMU chromosome 28, ASM4173473v1, whole genome shotgun sequence DNA encoding:
- the LOC143302022 gene encoding uncharacterized protein LOC143302022, whose amino-acid sequence is METLIDDPPAPRGEWGQPHQHSKPSSHKQQRRRRKERPKSEESPASCSRREKVETLIDDPPMARETQHHTTDDLADDPSRQGGRRRRKDRKEERSQGRKEGSPASDTRHWEGTHSPKSDKKGTQSPESDKEGMQFPKYRSEGMHSPESHREGTQSPKSHREGTQSPKSHREGMQSPKSRREGTQSPKSHREGTQSPKSRGEGTQSPISHREGTQSPKSRGEGTQSPKSHRVGTQSPKSRGEGTQSPKSHREGTQSPKSRRGVSHSPESPHRDDDSPTTSNGHQTKEDVLPSPSSRSRGREVEEDSSARAQREGDHHRSPTPGNSSLKKNDEVSPGDRSSPSRSSPHTAPQRTRQTKEQRTPDRNHFSEEAVDKETETDIRERSVPKEAEVKDDAAEISPRQTETLLESENKPHRDSQESGKEKSSRSPHRDLQERQEKNSRSPHRDSQERQDKNSRSPHRDLKESGKEKSSRSPQRDLQESGKEKSSRSPHRDLQESGKEKSSRSPHRDSQERQEKNSRSPHRDLKESGKEKSSKSPHRDLQESGKEKSSRSPQRDLQESGKEKSSRSPQRDLQEIGKEKSSPHRDLQERQEKSSRSPQRDSQENQEKSSRSPHRDFQANQEKCSTSPHRDVQESGKEKDPASPQRQQQHQQESGQENPCTAGDSQGEGETLELS